Within Sorghum bicolor cultivar BTx623 chromosome 2, Sorghum_bicolor_NCBIv3, whole genome shotgun sequence, the genomic segment aaaaaaaaatagtgcAATCGTGGACATCTCCATTACAGAGGGTGTGAATCTCGTACCTAGATATGGCATGACGCGAGAGAGCTCCTCCATGGCCGGGGCGGGTCTCCTGTTCTCCCGGCCGGCGCAGCCTCCACCTGCCCCGGGAGGTGCGGAGGGCAGCGCGGCCGGGCACCGGACGGCGCGCGGCGACGCGACGCGGCCAAAGGCCTGACGAACGGTGCGACAGAAGCACGGCGAGGAAGACGATGCGGTGCAGCAGCGAAGATTTCGCCGAAGCGCGGGCAGCGCTGTGCGCGTTGGCGGGAGCTGTGGGTCAGTTCGGCGTCGTTCCCGCGTCTCGTGTGTTCCGTCTCATTTATTAGCCTGAGCTGAAAGGTAGGAAATTTACTGTAGCCGTCAGATGGCAGGTGAAAGGTGGAGATTGAGAGAACGTTACGTTGTAACTTTGCTCGATAAAGTTACTGAATCCGGCTCCCCCGGACGGCTGGGGGCTTGGGGCGGTGCGGTTCTGCCGTCTGCGGAGGCCGGGGATAACGGACTTCGACGCTGGTCCGATGGGCCCACGACGACGCTGCGCCGGTTGACCTGGGGAGTGGGGACTGCCCCCGGGCCGGTGTTACTCTACAGCGACCGTTGAAGGGCCTGTCAAAGTCGAAGCCGGTTCCTTTGGGTGAGCACCCGCAAGGTTCCTGGTAACTTCCATTCAGATAAACAAACTTGTCAACTGCAAGTTGTAAATCTTTGAGCcgtatatttttttatgtacagtTTGAATCTGACTTCCTATGCCGTTATGATTTTGTTTAACAACTATTAAACTTTGAGGTAGAATAATTCAATTTTAGAATTTGTTTGACACAGTTCACAACAACTTCATGAGCTGTTTTgatctgtttttctttttgcacaacaatttttttcaaaatagcttTAGAGTTCTCACAGAGACATGAGTTAGGATGAAACTAAAAAAATAGCTCATTCTAGCTTTCTTCCTCATTTCTTTCTTTCATCTAGTAAAGTTGTATTACCAAACAACCTTTTCAAAATAGCTCAGTTTTACCTAAAAAGTTGCTCATAAAGCTCtcttctaaaaaaatatattggtGAAGCTGAGTTGTGTCAAACAAggtcttagagcaactccaacaaatatgctatccatgttatctaggctacttttatatttttaaaccaaaaattaaagtccaacaagtgtgctatctggtttgctaaaatagcaagtttgctatCCCTAAACTTTCGCTTGCCATATATAGTATGTCAtcctcactagctatcctaTATAAAGGTTGTTGTGAAACTCTATGTTTTGAGTGAGtcttttattttacacaatgactaaatcttatagtttagaatataattttacctaATCTTTTGGAGATACTCTTAGTTAACTTCTCTATCTCCTACACTTTTGGAACTACTTCTcccttccaaattataagatgtcttgatttttttcaaaaaagttGTTTAAAacttagaatggagggagtattagttTGAATCTCAAATTTGGTGAATCAAGTTGTAAGATGTTCTGCGACGAGACCAGTTGGTCTAGCTGCAAGTTTGGCACCATGCCGCCCAGAGTTTGAACCTCTTGGGGATGGATTTGTTGGTCGGAGGAAGCGTAATTTATCTGTGCattgaaaaaaaaatctccTCGTCTGCCCCATGTTAAAACATATGTCTAAAGTTAGCCTAGTCTCATGAGAGCTGCGGAAGGGTAAAGGTTCAGGGGTTTCTCGAGAACAAACACCAACATATGTGAGAAGCTCTTCTTAAGAAAAATGCACGAGACTCTCTTACCCTGTaagttgattttttttctatagATACACTATAGATGTACATCATTTCATTTATTTTAAAACTCCTAAATATGTTTTTCTAGGAAGTTTTCATAATTCTACTTAAAAAGATGGTTTGCACTGAATATTTTTCTGTGTTATTGTGTAAATAAATGAACTCATTACTACTTTGCTAGTTTCGGAAGTACTCAGAGAGAGGTCAGATGAGTTTTTTTTCCCTAAGATCTACTAGTCTTAAAGTATGATTTATTTATTATGCAATAGTTGAATGAGTTTTTCTTTTCTCCTCTTGAGCATTAGCGATCCCCATCTATCCCGCCGCGCGCCACGGCCTCTGATAGTTTGATCTTTCCTTGACCCCGCTGAGCGCCTAGCGCCGCCGACCGTGTCGCTCCCTTCTTGTTTCGCTACGGCCGCGAGCGCAGCTGCCCGCTGGGGGAGACCCGGATTGGTGTCTTGGTGAGGATGGCCTCCGCCAGGATACGTGGGGAGAAGCGCAGACGCATCAGCAAGTACAATTCCACGAAAACTAggtcgaggaggaagaggattTCGAGGAAGCAACACTCGCAGGAAACTTTTGTTGAATCTCGTTTGCTTCGGTTTTCATGGTTCTGTCGTAGTCTGTAGACCTGCCCAGTTACCCATCTTCAGCACTTGATTGTGGTGCATTGCATATATATCAACATTTAACAGTCAGAACTCTCAGAACCCTATCTGGCTCTTTCGTGCGCCCATCTTCAGTACTAGTATATTCCTCGAAGACACGCGCAATAACATATACCTCTAGTTTTTGCAAGTCAGCATCTACAGCTTAATTCTTTAAATCTAGTTTGTTTTCTATCTTTAATGTATGCATCTTTGAAGTAAACCAAGATCATAGCACTTCACTTTGTTTCGTTATTAGTTGTTATTCTTGTGAGCCCTGCAGAAAACAGTTCACTATTTCATAGATAAGATAGCAATACCAACAAGGCTTTTTATTTAGTCTGAAGCAAACTGCGTATGCAGATACTAAACGATCCAGTGAGTAAACAGAAATTTGATACTACTAGATGACCACAAACACAAGTTACACGGTGTACTTTTGATTGTCTTCCTTCACTTTGTCCTTTTGGACTATCAACATGGTAATTATTTTTCTTAACATCTAGATGTAGGCATGTAGCAAACAGATGTGGAAGTCTGATTGTTGGCGTTTGTTCTTGCTGGCAACAGAGGAGGAAGTATGGAACCTTGGCATGATTCGGTTTAGTATCATGGCCTACCAAAGGTCCTCAGAGCAAGACATCTGCTACATCTGCGGAGATGACGCTGACAACCACATGGAGCACTTCTGCCCTTTCAACTACATCTTTGGGCGGTCTTCCGGTGATACCTGCAGAGGAGAATGCCCTGTCGGAGAACACAGAGTAACCTCCAGGGATCATCGCAAGTTCCTGCGGCGTTTCATGCGCGTGAGCAACCTGCCACCGGGCTTCAGGGTGTGGGAGCTCGAGAACCTCCTGAGCCCGTTCGGGCCGCTGCTGATGTGGGATGTTCCCAGGTCCAAGAATGACATTTGTGGCTGCAAGACTGAAGTCTGCCTGAGCTTCGGCGCTGCCGTCTTCAAGAGACGTGAGGATGGGGAGAGGGCCATCCACGAGCTTAATGGCTATGAGACTGGTGGCCGGAAGCTGCGAGTTGATTGGGTTTACCCTTCTTGTGTGTAGCTGAAGATTAAACATTCAAATTTTACACTTAATATTCAGACTTCTCTGTCCTACAAATGTGATTTTTGCAGGTAGCAGTTAGTACAAGTTAATAAGTTGTTTTTTAAGACTTAGGACTTAAGAGTCCATTATGTTAAGGCACTGCCCTGGTGTTTGTCCTGTGAACATGTCATAACGCTGTTATATAGGATCAAGGTCTGAGATTGTTACCAAGTTCTGAGTTTGTTATCATTATGTCAAGTGAGTTTGTTATCATGCTTATTTTTTAGAACGTGAATCATGCTTGTATTTGTTATTAGAGTTATTTCCTTGCTATCCCTTCGAGTTTCCAAATCAGAGCATGTGGCAAGAACAGGAATGCACGCAACAAATACTAAATTGGAACAAAATGCATCCAAGCAAGATAGTTGTATTTTATTCTCAACTGTACACATCAAACGAGTAACAATTATATTATTATCAGTAAGTTACATTTCTCGAGCCATAATGAGGCTACTGGTTCTGGCAATCTGGCCTTCACTTATCGACTGGCTTACCTCTCTCCCTCAGCTTGGCCACAGCTTCCTTCATGGCCTCCTTCCTCTTCCTGCTGGCAAGCACCTTAGCCTGCACACCGCTAACATTCGGGTCTTTCTTCTCCTCTGCCGGCCCTGGTGGTGGAGGCCGCCTCTTCGAAGCAGCACCGGCGATGTCAGGGCTCAGCACggtgccagcagcagcagcgaccaaGCCACATAAAAGTGCCCTAGAACAGCAGAGAAACACATTTATCAAACTCACAACGAGCTATCTAGGAGCACATCCTGGAGATAAAAGAGGAACTGAATATGTGATGTGATGAGATACCTCCTGTTGTCGAATTTGGCCCCAACAGTGAAGTTATTGCTGCTGGTATCAGGTGCAGGAGGTTTTGGAAAAATCTTCAGAATGGTGATTGTGCTTTGTGATGCTGAGATGGGAGGCGCCATTGCCGCCCTGGTGATGCTTGGTACCTCCAGAAACAGAAACGAGGAGCACACCGTGTGCTGTAGCCATTGGCATGGATGCTTCCTGCAGATGGAAACAAGAGAAGTGATAGATACGGCCCCACAAAAGGTGTTATGTCACCTTCCCATTGGTTGCAAAAGCTTCAGGAAAGATAAGGCACGAGGAACATATACACATTCTTTCAGTATATGCCAACCCTGCCAAGGAGCGATGCCTTTCTCAGTTTTAGTTCAACCCACTATTACTTGAGGTTAAGAAGGCTCCATTTTAACTTAGATCCCCAATTGTTTCAGTGTTGCATATAGTCCCCTAAATAAGCAGGCTTGGATAAGTCCTATGTATGACAAGCGAATGCAGATCCTGTTTGCTTCTCTGAAAAACCATGACTGAAAGTACTGcccgctgatttattatgaaagaaaaatactgatgatttaaaaaaaatacGACTTATAAAACAAGTGAACGGAGCCTACAGGCTATAAGCTAAATCGAAAAAAAGAGCGTGCTAATTTAACAGCTTTGAGGTTACTTGTCACTACTAAAATATTGGCTGTAGCATTTCGACCGCTTTGAAGTACTTCAAACTGAATATTTCTTCCCTTATTAGATTAGATTAGAATTAGATTGGATTAGAAAAGCCTTACGGTCAAAATTGCTACAACACGTTATCAATGACAAGGAAATGGAGACGGACGTCAGCGTGACACTACGTGTACAAATTagtttgtactccctccatcctaaattataaaacatttAACTTTTTTAACTTTAAATTTAACTACtcgttttattaaaaaaaaattatacaaacataatcaaatttaagtcattattGAAGAATTTTAATTAATAAACCAAACCACgacaaaagaagtgatattttgtacaattttttaaataagacaattggttaaatttagtgtaaaaaaagtcaaatatattataatttggaatggattgaATATAAATTAGTTTGTTGCCCTGAAGTCCTCAACCTACACGTGCGGGCCGTGCGACACTGGCCTGGCTAATTTTTTTTTCGAGGAACACGGCCCATCTGTGACCGAATCTAAGGATCTGGCGGCCTGATAATTTTCTCTTCTCCCGGCCCATGCGTCCTCGCCTTCGTCCTAAGGCCGTGAATACAATAGAACTCTTCTTCCATTATAACTCGAAGCAACGGGCCCTCGGGTTAGGGATCCCATCCCTGCGACCGCTGCTCATCCCGAGCACCGCCGGCTGCCGCCGACCTCGTCGTTCGCGTCAGTGTGCGCCGCTGGGTGGTGGGAAGGTGGTGATGGCCCCCGTCGGGAGACAGAGGGAGAGAGGCATTAAGAGATCGGGTGCCACTGAAGACAGGATAAACAAGATGCTGAACAAGCGCCTTCCGATGCAACGTGCGTTCTTCTTTCAACGAATCGTTTGCTTAATCTCTTCCCTTGATCTGCGCGCCTGGCCAAGTTTCCAGTGTTCAGCAATCGATTTTGGTTGATTGCGTACCAATTTTCAATTCTCAATTTAGCCCTTTTATATGCTCATCATGTCCATGTTCTAGTAAGGTAAGGATTCCTGCGACCTTGTTAACTAACATGCCTCTTTCTTCCAGGAGGCAGAAATTGGAGGCTGGAAGTTTCTTACCTGTACAGATTTAAGTTTATGAGGTTCTTAAATCTCCGGGAGATGACCATCCTTCGGCGAAAGAAGAGTAAAAAGGAGAACCGGCAAAAGGCTAACTTGATTAAAAATATGGGTCCGATGGAGCCGAAGGAGGGGCGTAAGTGACTTGATTCTatgctttcttcttgtcttcatGCCTTCTTTATAATGAATTTCATAAAACATTACAACCATAGTTCATAGAACAGTGCAAGTAGCCAAAAGAACATGTTCACTGCAACTATTACCATAAGGTAAAATGCTTTTTCTAGGGTGAAGGTTACTGTTTAATGCATATGAAGTTTACTATCTGAAATACTATAATATGTGTGGGTATTTACATGCTTCAAGCGCATGCATTGTGTTTTTGTGTTGGGCTGTTGGGTCATAGTATAATTATTGATGACAGCGCAGATTATTCAAACAATGAGCTTAAACTGATTTCATGGATAAAAGCAACGAAGGTAGCTTGTTGCCGGCTTACTGGCTAATGCCATTCAGACGCAGCATGAAATAGCCATGGTTTAAGCTGAAGCTTGCTTCAGTGCCAATGCAAAAGCATCTCAGCCATGGTCCATGGCATTCAAATTTAATATTAAGTTTAGTCTGAGTGTCTGACTAAGTACAAGATAGATCACAAAATCAGCATGGTTTTTTTATTTGTGCTCTGGTATACTGCTCGAGAGATAGAGTTCTTGAGTTTCTGCTGTTAATAAATCCTTCACAAAGGATGTACAGCGCCTCACCTGAAGTAAGTAGTACCTCCATTCTCTAGCTGCGCACTCAGCACTCTCATTCTTTCGGCACAATATACATGCTGACCCCCTCCAGTTGAACTGATGTTCAGACTGGGATATGGGGTGGATGGTTTATCAGTTCAGTGGACATTCACTTTATGTGGACTCCTGattctatatatatacatcataaAGCTGAGACAAAGAAAAGAGCTACTGTACCAACATGCAAACTATTATCTCTCCACAGCACATGCGCATGCATATTTCTATGCAAAGATTTTCTTTAAGCGCTAATGAGTGTTTTCCTGATTCCACAATATCTAGTGTGTGGAAGTGAAACAAAGGTTTAATAATTGATGATATAAATGTGCCCATGCTTATTATAGACCCTTGCTGTAAGAGTCAGTTTGCCATTTTACGTCTTAGTACTGAACTGTATGACTTAACTCCCAGTTATTTGGTCAAACTAGTGCTTATATGCGGTAACCAGTCAGAGCCCCTTAAACCTGTACATGGCCTCACTACTAGTGCATCCATCTCAACACTATTTTAGATATGCTATGCCTGAAGAATAATCTAGGAAGAGAGGGGCTAGGAGCGAAGGATACATGGTAGGAAGATTCATGGGAATGTATGTATTGACTTGCTTGTATCTTATTATGATCTTGTTTAATGCTCCTTAATGTCACAAATTCTTTGTAATATTGACCTTCAGTGAATGGTACCAAGATGCAATTTTGACTACTTATATTAACACAATAACTTAAAGTGTAACATTGTGGAAGTATCATAACTCATGCTATACTCATGTGGCAAATCTGAATCTCAAGATGATTTTATTGGGCTGTGATCAACAATTTTAACCAGGAGTTTCCCTCAGAGACTGGATTCATCAATAGTTAGCTTGATTATAGTTCTTTTTGCcttattttctttctttgtccCAATACAACATGATATACATCAGCTCATATATCTTTTGTGTCATATCACAAATTTCTATTGGCTCTGCTTTTATGGAAATGATTCTGTGCACACAGGTTCCACTTCATGTTTTTGGAGGGATCCAGATGCAAAATTTTGCATCATCTGTGGAGAGGACCAGGAAGTGCATTTGGAGCTGAAGTGTCCGTACAACTACCTTTCCCCGGTTACATATGTTCCCTGCAGAGCACGGCTTGCTCTTTGGGGCAATTACACAACCACACTCCGTTACAAGTGCCCAAGGCACAAAGAGGAAGAAATGAGAGAACCTCCCATGCACGACGAAAGGAACTCGAGGCGCCTCGAGTTCATGCGGTGCCTTGTGCGTGTGAACAACTTGCCGCGGCGCTACCACCCGGAGCAATTTGCCGCACTGTTCAGCAGGTTTGGCCAGCTGCGGATGTGGCATATAGCAACGCGCGGCTCCGGGGCCTGCAAGGGATACGGATGTGTCGTCTTCCAGAACCATGAGCACGCCGAGGAGGCCATTGAGGCACTCAACTGCTATGAAGTCGGTGAGTGTAAGCTGCGAGTTGATTGGGCTTACCCTTGTCTAAACTACTGTTGAGCCAGGATTATCCGTGTTGTGAACTGGTGTTGGTTTTGATTTAAACAAAAAATGGTGTTGAAATAATGATGTCTGCGTTGAGGGATTGGCTCCTGACTTTGCCAGTTTATAGACGTGCAAGCCCGACACTGTTTGGATTGGAGGATTTTTATAGGAATTTCAAAGGAATCCAATTCCAATATTTTGTTTACGTCATATGGTGTTTGGAATGAAGGAATGAGGTTTCCCTTTCATATGAAAAGGCTTTGCTTTCCTATATGGAATGAAGAAATAAAACATCAATTATATGCTCTTGGAAAATTTTCTGGAGGAATGAGCATGTACTCTGTCATAAAATAGAAGAAATCTAAGTTTGTTCTAAGTTATAATGGTGCTAGGTTTGATCTAATGTATAAATAAAGAACAATATTTACAACATCAAATTATCATCATGAGATACATTATAAAATATTATCATAATTTACATCTTTGATATGGTAGACGAAActctattttctataaatttagttaaagttaatattatttgacttaggacaaacttAGATCCCATGGTAGAAATTActattggctgatttattgtgagagaaaaatactattgaaTGGCTGATaaatttggctgataagctcaagcaaacaGGCGGTACATTTGCATGGTCCAAGATACTTCGATCTTTTATTTTGTCTTTAATTTTGTGAAAGGAAAAGGGAATGTTTAGTGCTATTGATAGTGTATAGCATGCCGCCATGGAAGGTGGAGAGGAGAATGAAGGGTCTATTTTCAAGAGAAAAATAAGTAGAAGGGGTTAAAGGAAAAATTCATTATCACGCTAGCATGCCACATAGGAAGGAATGTTCACATGGCTGGCATGAGCCTATAGTGTACCACTTAACATATTTAGTAACctagaaatatatttttaaagtTCATAGACTTGTGTGTCATACACTAACAAAATCAAGGACCATTGATACATTTAACACTAAACTgatttagagatacaaattaAATACtattaatattttctataaattaagtcaaacttaaaaaaaattgaccAGCACACAATCATACTTAAAAAAAATAGGGGAGTACATAGGTAGGTCAACGTGAAGCTCTCATCGATTTGGACCATGACTACATTGCGGTACCATGTTTTTTACTTCCTTATAGGTTTGACTcacttagggcttgtttgggaGAGCTCCGCTCCTTGATTCTTCATCTCTGCTCCTTGATTCTCCAATGGAGTGATTTCACTAGATTTCTAGGAGGGAGCAGGGTGGGGAGTTGATGATAATTGATTATCTGCTAATCCCCACTAGAATATAAACAGGGAGCAGGGTGAAGCAGGTTTTTTTAGCTCCCACCTCATAGTGTAAATGGAGAAGTGATTCTCTAATGCCCACCTGAATCAGTTGGCATTTTGAGCGTTTGGCTGGTTAGGAGTGATTCTCTTCGGAGAAACTGGAGCTCTCCCAATGAACCCTTAGATTTGACACCTCAAAAATTCAATAGATCTTTCATATGAAAATTTGTTAATAGACAAATAAAGATACATCTTTCTATATTGTTAACAAaccaataaaaacgaaatgcaaCCACAAATACGTAGTCACGCTTTTGGTACTCTCCCCTTTTTCTTTGGCGAGTTACTGGTAGAGAGATGAAGTAGAGACCCCTTGTGTGTGTTTGGAAGCGGGATTGAAAGACATTGGGGATAGAGGTATCCTCAAAGAAGAATATTCTCTTAGATTCAGGCACAATCTCATATCCAAAAATTGGTGGGATGAATATGGACCAAATGGGATGATGGGCGTGCGGGAGAGACACACACGCGGTAGCGGCGAACTCCAATTGTAGCGGCTGTGGGTGCGTGCAAGTCGTAGGAGGCGCTGACAACCAAGGAAGCCAATGACCACATGAGACATGGCTCTGTTTGGCTGATTGTTTCCACGGTTGATGTTGATTTGTTCTGAGGGGAAAACACTATTCCATGACTGAAAAGTGATGGTTGATAAACTCAAgatagacaagaaagaagtggaaagagaaaaaaagagaatggTACATGGACCTCACATGCTAGGTGTCTTATCTCACCTTACAGCATCCGTCAACTGAGCACAGACTCCTCAAAATAGGTGAGGGACCGTTCCGTGTTTAGTTagagttgttaaagtttaacaggtaccgtagcatttttgttttatttgataattagtatccaattgtgaactaattagactcaaaagattcgtctcgtaaattactctctacccatgtttttagtttcataaatagtctatatttaatatatcatacatgtgtctaacaTTCGTTGTGACAGACGGTAAATTTTACCGCCCGTAATCATATATATTCAACAAACAAACAGAGATTTCTCTAACTGCCATTGAGAAAAAAGTTATTATTCCTTTATCTGCCACCGTAAATGttacttgtttagttccaaaaaattttgggaaatcgacactgtagccttttcgtttatatttgacaaatattattcaatcatggattaactaggcttaaaagactcgtctcgtcaattccaactaaactgtataattagtttttatttttgtctatatttaatacttcatgcatgcgtctaaagattcgatgtgacgagaaatctgaaaatttttgcaaaatcttttggaactaaacaaggcctaatgcaAACAGGAGAAACATGGCCAATAGTTTAGTttagtttttttcttttgaaatcAACATGGCCAATAGTTAATTTCGCTACATGGTTATCGAGGAAGTTTTAACTTTTGGGGAGAATAAAAAAACGGCATTTTTTCAACGGTAGATAGGGAAATCTCTctaatttttatttgttttcgATTTTATTTAGATGTAGTCATATTCGTTTTAATCCGCGTAGATTTAGGTGAATTGGAGTGCATCGATGCTAACTATATGTGTTCAGTTGAGATAAATAATATAGGATGGGATAACTCCATCACTGTTAT encodes:
- the LOC110432760 gene encoding uncharacterized protein LOC110432760, with the protein product MAYQRSSEQDICYICGDDADNHMEHFCPFNYIFGRSSGDTCRGECPVGEHRVTSRDHRKFLRRFMRVSNLPPGFRVWELENLLSPFGPLLMWDVPRSKNDICGCKTEVCLSFGAAVFKRREDGERAIHELNGYETGGRKLRVDWVYPSCV
- the LOC8054847 gene encoding uncharacterized protein LOC8054847, yielding MAPPISASQSTITILKIFPKPPAPDTSSNNFTVGAKFDNRRALLCGLVAAAAGTVLSPDIAGAASKRRPPPPGPAEEKKDPNVSGVQAKVLASRKRKEAMKEAVAKLRERGKPVDK
- the LOC8054848 gene encoding eukaryotic translation initiation factor 3 subunit G-B, with product MAPVGRQRERGIKRSGATEDRINKMLNKRLPMQRGRNWRLEVSYLYRFKFMRFLNLREMTILRRKKSKKENRQKANLIKNMGPMEPKEGRSTSCFWRDPDAKFCIICGEDQEVHLELKCPYNYLSPVTYVPCRARLALWGNYTTTLRYKCPRHKEEEMREPPMHDERNSRRLEFMRCLVRVNNLPRRYHPEQFAALFSRFGQLRMWHIATRGSGACKGYGCVVFQNHEHAEEAIEALNCYEVGECKLRVDWAYPCLNYC